The window CCGGATTTCACCGGAGTTTGTATTCGGGCCGATGCCTCAGAGCGGGTTGATGTCCTGCTGTCTGAGGATCGGGAGGGCGATGAAGTGGTCCTTGGCAGGAAATAGAGAAAGGTTATTTTTCCATGTAATTTTGTCGGGTAAGTAAGTCCTCGGAAATCGATTTTTCCGACTGCTATCTTGAGAACTGTTGCTGTAACAGAGGGTAGGCCATGCCACATTGTTCAGATCTTCAAAAAATTTGTCAAAGGATACGGGAAAAATCGAAGAGTTACGAGCAATACAACTTCACTGCCGAATTTAATGATTTTTTAAAGGCCTTTTTCGACCTGGCACAGGAGTACGATTCTCTGGATGATTTTTACAGGATCTGTGTTGCTGTTCCGCTGGAGATGACAGGTCTGGACAGTGCGCTCTATCTTCTTGATGAGGATACGAGATTGCTCTATCTGGCCTGTGACAGCACCCAGGGCGTGTGTCAGGAAAAAAGGCAGGCACCGGACTACATTACCCCGAGTAGAGAGCCATACCAACGTCATAATTCCTATATTGTCCCTATCTATAGTAAGCCCCCGTCCAGTGGAGCGGATTTTTCCCAAGAAAGTGAACAGAAAGAAGGGAAGCATCGTTGCCTTTCCAATGAAGTCTACAACAGGCATCGTCTTCTGGGGGTGTTTAGTGTTTCTCCCTTAGAAAAGCTCTCCACAACTGATCGCTTTTTTTTGAATAAGTATACAAACCGAATCGGATATAATCTGCATAATCGCCTTATTTCTTTGCAAAATATTGATCACCTCAAGTTTATCAATACCTTGGTGATGGATATTGAGCATAATGTGATTGTGCCGAATATGTATTTTCGCCATCTCTTTAATAAACTGAGAAAAAAAATAGCAGAGTTAGAGGCGCTCCGAGATGAGATTCGCAAAACCACCGACTCATCCAATACCTATCAATGTGAGAATTGTTTAGATCGC is drawn from Candidatus Electrothrix aestuarii and contains these coding sequences:
- a CDS encoding HAMP domain-containing sensor histidine kinase, with amino-acid sequence MPHCSDLQKICQRIREKSKSYEQYNFTAEFNDFLKAFFDLAQEYDSLDDFYRICVAVPLEMTGLDSALYLLDEDTRLLYLACDSTQGVCQEKRQAPDYITPSREPYQRHNSYIVPIYSKPPSSGADFSQESEQKEGKHRCLSNEVYNRHRLLGVFSVSPLEKLSTTDRFFLNKYTNRIGYNLHNRLISLQNIDHLKFINTLVMDIEHNVIVPNMYFRHLFNKLRKKIAELEALRDEIRKTTDSSNTYQCENCLDRCDRLGDDLLFYHSEIVKHHSNISLFLESLFRREHFESGHLVLHPKRCFVEKEIILPQLENYASRLRAANITVDRPNNMLDEEFQLVVDIGLLSQVYANLFSNATKYTREVVTRDGTTRKALAYGREVINDFPQCGEQGVKFNVFSTGPHLDAAEAPFIFQEGVRGKSSKGIHGTGHGLAFIQHVVELHGGVVGYEQTSEGNNFYFILPVTYVK